Genomic window (Vicinamibacteria bacterium):
CGATGACCGTACAGAGCGCGTCGAGCGCGGACCGGCCGTGTGCCTGGGCGATCTCGAGCGTGACAGCAACGGCCGCTAAGACCTCGGCGGCCGAGGTAACGGAGGCGAGCGAGACGAACGCCGCACCGCCGGCATACTCGGAGGCCATGCGGCGAAAGATCTCGATCGCAAATCGCGTCTTGCCTACACCTCCGTAGCCCGTAATCGACAAGACGCGTGCGCCGTCGCGCAGCCGCTCGGCGGCAGAGGCGAGAGCGGTCTCACGGCCGACGAGCGGCGTGGACGGCGTCGGTGGCGGCTTGAGAAACGCTCCAGCCTCCGTGGCCAGCTGCACGCGGCGCAGCTCGTCGCTCAAATCGCGTGCGGTCTGGAAACGGGCGGAAGGCTCCTTTTCCAGGCAGCGAGCGATGATCCGGTCGAGCGCCGGAGGTGCGTCGGAACGCGCGGACGAAAGCGGCACCGGTGCATCGCGCAGGATCGCGCTGATGATCACGGCGGCGGTGGCCCCCTGGAACGGTCGTCGACCCGTTGCCAGCTCGTAGAGCAGGACGCCGAGCGCGAACAAGTCCGAGCGGCTGTCGACGACCTCGCCGCGTACCTGCTCCGGCGACATGTAAGGCACGGTTCCCCTGACCTCGCCGGCGATCGAGAGAGGAGCTTCGGTCGCTGCCTCGCTATCGACTCCGGCGCTCGTCGTGTCGTACTTCGCGAGGCCAAAGTCGAGGATTTTTACCCGTCCTTCGCGGGTGAGCATCACGTTTCCCGGTTTCAGGTCGCGGTGTACGACCCCCTTCTCGTGCGCCGCAGCCAGTGCGTCGGCGAGAGCGATGCCCAGCTCGATGACACGCGCAGCGGGCCAGCCACCCGATGCGATATGCCGGTCGAGGCTCTGGCCCTCGACCAGCTCCATCGTCAGAAACGGCGTGCCGTCTTCTTCTTCGACCGTGAAAAGCGTGACGATGTTGGGGTGGTTGAGGCCAGCTAGCGTCTGCGCCTCCCGATGAAACCTGGCGAGCCGACTGGGGTCAGAGGCCACCTCGGTGGGCAGCACTTTGAGCGCGACCTCGCGTCCCAGCCGGACGTCCCGAGCGCGGTACACCTCCCCCATCCCGCCCGCGCCGAGCGGCGTGACAATCTGGTATGAGCCCAGGCGTGTACCCGAATCGATGGCCATCGCGCCGCGTCCTTATTATTTGAACAGAGTCTCTCATGCAACGAGCTTCGCGTGAAAGTCGAAGCCCTCAGAGCTCGAGCGCCTCACCCCCCAGAACGTGATGCTCGAGTCACTCAGGACGACGTGGAGCTCGCTCGAGGCGTCTCCGGCTTCAACCATCAGGAACTTCTGGCATCGAGAGAGACGTCGTAGGCCTGGCTCCGCTCGAAAGAGACATGACGGCGTAATCGGGTCGACATTCTACTGGCTCGGCACACTCTTGCGACCGACGCTCTGCGTTTGATGAGGAATGCCGACCCTACCTCCGACGCGTGACTTCAAGCTTTCTTGGCTTCGACGATGCTCACCGGGCTCTTCGTCGGGTGAATCGCTTTCAGCGCGAGGCCCGACGACTCGAACAGAGCCGCGTATTCCTTCTCGGTGCGCTCGCAGCCACCTTCGGTCATCGCCAGCATGTTGACGTCCATGAACTTCGCCGGATGGGGCTCGGGGCTCTCGGGCATTACAATCTCGAGGACCAGCACGCTGCCGCTCGGATGCATGACCTTGGAAACGTTGCTCAGGAGCTTCCGGCAGTGATCGTCACTCCAATCGTGGATGATGTGCTTCATCGTGTAGCAGTCACCGCCACCGGGCACGGCCTCGAAGAAATCGCCGCCGACGCCCTCGATACGTTCTCCGAGCTCGTCGCGGTCGGCGCCGTCGACCACGCCGGGAAGGTCGAACAGGACTCCCCGGGCTTGGGGCGCCTTGCCGAGGATCGATTTCAAGAGGAAGCCATGTCCACCGCCGATATCCACGATCTTCCGGCAGCCTGAGAAGTCGTAGCTCTCGGCGACCGCCTGACTGGTGGCGGTGGAGAAGCTCGTCATGGCCGCATTGAAGAGGTTCCACTGGTCCTTGTTCTCGTCTCGCTGGAACCAGGCGAAGATATCGGTCCCGAAGGCGTGCTGCGGTCCAGATTTGCCCGACCGAAGCGTGTCGGTGAGGCGTCCCCACGGCATCCAGTGCGACTCGGAAGTGATCATCGCCGCCATATCGCGAAACGAGGCAGGATTGTCGTTTCGCAACAGCTCCGAAACTTCATTCAAGGCATACTTTCCCGGCTCCGGCTCGGCGAACACGCCGACGGCGGTGAGCATGCGCATCACGCGATGTAAGGCGCGTTGATCCGCGCCGACGGCCTTCGCCAGCTCGGTGTAGTAGAGCGGGCCGTCGCGTAGCGCGTCCGCCACATTGAGCTCCGCCGCCGCGGCCACGCCCCGCGAGACCATGAACCCGAACATCGCCTGCATGAGTTGTCCTTCCGGCGGCACCTGAGCAGCCTCTGGCATCGCATCCTCCTTCGTGATTCGAGCCCCGCGGGAAACGATATCAAAGCACGGACGGTGTCGTCTCGCTCTCTCTAGAACGGGACGTCAGCTGCGCCGCCCACTCCGGCTCCTCCTCGGTCGCAGGAGTAATCTCGCACCCCGTCTCCATCGAAGCACGGTAGCAAACCTCCTAGCGCTTTGTTGTTGGGGGCGGACATCGGGCGGTCCTTGGCTTTCAATGCGCATTTTCGACCAGGTAGAGGTCGGAAAGGACGCGGCTGTAGGTGTAGGCGTAGGACTTGCCGTCCGGTGTGAGGCAGACCCAGGCAATCGAGGTAACGCCCGATGGATCCCGGGGCGTCAATTCCTTCCACGATTCTCGCTCACCGGTTCCGACGTCGAGACGGAAAATGGGTACGACCGGTCCATCGACACGACGCTTGGTGACAAACACGTGGCGTCCATCGGTGCTCCAACGAAGGACGTACTCGTCGGGAGCGATCCCGGGAAGGACTCGGACCTCCCCTTCCTCGACGGGATACAGCGACATGGGCTCGTCCGGAGCGGAGGCGGCGACCCACTTGCCGTCGGGTGAGATACTGTTCTCTTCGGTCCAGATTCCCTCCGGTGTCAGCGCTTGGGGATCCCCTCCCTCGAGATCCTGAAGGAAGAGCCGCCGAGGGCGATTTTCTTCGTTGCCTGCGATGAGAAAGTGGCGCCCATCGGGAAACCACCAGGCATCATAGTATTGACGAATGCTCGCCGCCGGAAGATCTCTCGAGCTTCCCGCACCGGTGGGATAGAGCGTGATGCGCGCATTTTCCCTGCCCAAGAGGATCGCCCATCGGCCATCGGGAGAGATCGC
Coding sequences:
- a CDS encoding methyltransferase: MPEAAQVPPEGQLMQAMFGFMVSRGVAAAAELNVADALRDGPLYYTELAKAVGADQRALHRVMRMLTAVGVFAEPEPGKYALNEVSELLRNDNPASFRDMAAMITSESHWMPWGRLTDTLRSGKSGPQHAFGTDIFAWFQRDENKDQWNLFNAAMTSFSTATSQAVAESYDFSGCRKIVDIGGGHGFLLKSILGKAPQARGVLFDLPGVVDGADRDELGERIEGVGGDFFEAVPGGGDCYTMKHIIHDWSDDHCRKLLSNVSKVMHPSGSVLVLEIVMPESPEPHPAKFMDVNMLAMTEGGCERTEKEYAALFESSGLALKAIHPTKSPVSIVEAKKA
- a CDS encoding WD40 repeat domain-containing protein, with protein sequence RVAGRDGSVVASSKEYNDFSGLSWRSDREVWFSAQETGKEFVVFALSLSGEVREVLRAPGSLALHDISPEGRLLVSQFKGRFETVGLAPGDADERDLTWLDRTYIEDLTPDGRTIVFHEGGIGGEMISREAKGMAFLRATDGSPAVRLGVGQPLAISPDGRWAILLGRENARITLYPTGAGSSRDLPAASIRQYYDAWWFPDGRHFLIAGNEENRPRRLFLQDLEGGDPQALTPEGIWTEENSISPDGKWVAASAPDEPMSLYPVEEGEVRVLPGIAPDEYVLRWSTDGRHVFVTKRRVDGPVVPIFRLDVGTGERESWKELTPRDPSGVTSIAWVCLTPDGKSYAYTYSRVLSDLYLVENAH